CATTTCTGGACAAATTCCAGGGCGCCTGTTCCGAGGGGTTCGATCCGGATCAGCATCTAGAGCGGATTGGCATTGCCAACCAAACTACCATGCTCAAAGGTGAAACCGAACAAATTGGTAAATTGTTTGAGCATACGCTGATGCGGAAGTATGGTCCTACCAACCTCAACCAACACTTTCTGAGTTTCAATACCATTTGTGATGCTACCCAGGAACGTCAGGATGCGATGTTAATGCTGGTGGAAGAATCCTTAGACTTAATGGTGGTGGTGGGCGGCTTTAATTCTTCCAACACCACCCACCTGCAAGAAATTGCCATTGAGCGAGGCATTCCCTCCTATCACATTGATAGTTCAGAGCGGATTGGTCCAGGGAACCAGGTTGCCCACAAGCCCCTGAATCAATCCTTAGAAGTGATGGAAAACTGGTTGCCGGGTGGGGCAATTGTGGTCGGGGTGACGTCAGGAGCCTCTACGCCCGATAAGGTTGTCGAAGAGATTGTCGAGAAAATCTTTGAGATTAAGTCCAGCCCGGTATTTGCTTGAAGATCGCCACGCTTTACCTTTACAGAAATCAATAGAAAAATCCATCGATCTCCTTGGTTTTTGTAATGGAGATGATCTTCTGCTATGAAACTCTCAGGATATGATATGACCAGACTACTCAGTTTGCTGGTTTCTGATAATTTTCAGTAAAGGTCTAAATACTGTATCTATAGTTACTGACTTTTAGTTGTGAAAATGAACTGATTGTGGCCACCAAGCAATGCTTGGACTATATCCCTTGATAGTTCTTAAAACCTTGAAGCTCACTGAGTTCTGTGCCGCTTATTCCAGACTATTGACGCTCATGACTATCTACATTGGAAATCTGTCCTATCAGGCTACGGAAGACGATCTCAAAGCCGTCTTTGCCGAGTACGGTGCCATCAAGCGAGTTGTACTGCCAATTGATCGGGAAACCGGACGAATGCGGGGTTTTGCCTTTGTCGAAATGGTGGTAGACGCTGATGAAGACAAAGCGATTTCTGAGTTAGACGGAGCCGAGTGGATGGGACGGCAGTTGCGGGTGAACAAGGCAAAGCCCCGAGAAAGTAATCCCCGAGAGCAGCGTGGTGGCATGAGAGCCCAGTGATGGGGTTAGGGATAAAAGCAGAGATTGGGTAGCCCTAATTTTTCTTCCCAATTCATCAGAATATTTAAGCACTGAATGGCTTGACTTGCCTGACCTTTCATTAAGTTGTCAATGGCAGACAGGACGATCACCCGTCCTGTACGAGGATCAACTTCAACACTGATGTAGCATAGGTTGGTGCCAGCGGCCCATTTGGTTTGAGGATAGATACCCCCTGGGAGGATCTTTACCCAACCAGCTGTCCGATAGAAAGCACTATAAATAGTAAACAGATCTTCACGGGTCAGTCCTGGATCGCGCAGCGTGGCATACACGGTTGCCAAAATGCCCCGCACCATTGGAATTAAGTGTGGTGTGAACTGTACCAACACATCATGTCCCGCAAGATCACTACAAATCTGTTCGATTTCGGGGGTATGACGATGGCGGGCAACCCCATAGGCTCCCAGAGAATTATCAGCCTCTGCCAGGAGTAGCTGAGTTTTGGCCTGACGACCACCCCCCGAAGCACCGGATTTAGCGTCAATAATAATACTTTCAGACGCAATCAAGCCCTGCTTTAGCAGGGGGGCGATCGCCAACAGACTGGCCGTGGGGTAGCAACCCGGACACCCCACGAGTTGAGTGTCGGCAATGCGCTCCCGATAGAGTTCGGGTAACCCATAGACCGCAGATTCAGCCACCGCCTGATCTGCTCGCTCTCCACCGTACCAAGCGGTATAGGTTTCCAGGCTTGAGAAGCGATAGTCAGCAGATAAATCCAAAACCTTGCAGCCCTTAGCCAGAAGTTCAGGAGCCATCCGGTGAGCCAGCCCATTGGGTAAGGAGAGAAACACCACTTGACAGCGCTGGGCAATCTGATCGAGATCAATGGACTCAATCACCAAATTGAGGCGGTGACCCAAGTGGGGATAGAGATCTGAAAAAAGCTGTCCAGCACTGCTATCGCCCCCTAAATAGACCAATTCTGCTGCCGGGTGTTCTAACAAGAGTCGCACCAACTGCACTCCGCCATATCCCGATGCACCGACAATTCCCACTGGTACCCGTGCTGACTCACCCATGCTGACCAACCTTGTTTCCCTGAATTGCTAGAAAATATGCAGGCGATTTGCCGCCCATTCCATCCGAGATAGAACCATGCCGAAGCGTTTCGCTAACAGTCAATTCTGGCATTTGCTGCATTCTAGTACTAAAGTCTGCGGGATCAAGTTCCTAGAATCTGAATCTTGCGGCTTTTTTTTCCAAGGAAGATCTGTTCGGTGTCCCAGGGTGAACCAGGTGATGCTGGGATGAGAATCCAGGCAACGGGCTAGAATCAGATCAGCAAGGCATTAAAAACGTTTATGGTGTCGGTTTGCTAACCTGTGAAATTGTCTCCCTCCTTCCCCAACTCCCTGTTTAAGTTTGATGACATTGAGGATGCCCTAACTGCCATCAAAGCCGGTCATCCCATTGTGGTCGTAGACGATGAGAACCGGGAGAATGAGGGCGACCTGATCTGTGCAGCTCAGTTTGCCACCCCCGATCTGATTAACTTCATGGCGGTTCAGGCCCGTGGGTTGATTTGTTTGGCCTTGAGGGGCGATCGTTTGGATGAACTGGATTTGCCCTTAATGGTAAGCAACAACACCGACAGTAATCAAACCGCCTTTACCGTCAGTATTGATGCTGGGCCTGAATTGGGGGTAACCACTGGGATCTCAGCAGAAGACCGGGCGAGAACCATTCAAGTGGCGCTGCATCCCCGAACCCGACCCCTGGACTTACGCCGACCAGGGCATATTTTCCCGATTCGAGCTAGGGAAGGAGGGGTGCTGAAAC
Above is a genomic segment from Neosynechococcus sphagnicola sy1 containing:
- a CDS encoding RNA recognition motif domain-containing protein, with protein sequence MTIYIGNLSYQATEDDLKAVFAEYGAIKRVVLPIDRETGRMRGFAFVEMVVDADEDKAISELDGAEWMGRQLRVNKAKPRESNPREQRGGMRAQ
- the argC gene encoding N-acetyl-gamma-glutamyl-phosphate reductase, whose translation is MGESARVPVGIVGASGYGGVQLVRLLLEHPAAELVYLGGDSSAGQLFSDLYPHLGHRLNLVIESIDLDQIAQRCQVVFLSLPNGLAHRMAPELLAKGCKVLDLSADYRFSSLETYTAWYGGERADQAVAESAVYGLPELYRERIADTQLVGCPGCYPTASLLAIAPLLKQGLIASESIIIDAKSGASGGGRQAKTQLLLAEADNSLGAYGVARHRHTPEIEQICSDLAGHDVLVQFTPHLIPMVRGILATVYATLRDPGLTREDLFTIYSAFYRTAGWVKILPGGIYPQTKWAAGTNLCYISVEVDPRTGRVIVLSAIDNLMKGQASQAIQCLNILMNWEEKLGLPNLCFYP